CCATGATCTGTCCTTGGTCGTGGGACAAAGACCGCCCGCACGCGGTGTTGTCCGAGACGCCGTGGCGTCTGTTCCCGCGATCGGTATAACGGTGGCCGCATTGACGAAAAAGATGCGCACGCTGTTCGCCGTGCGCTGGGAAACGACGGGCGTTGTCATTACGATGCTCGATGCCGAAGATGCGGACGCCACGCCTGCTTTGGTCCGCGGCGAGGTCATTCGTCAAGTCAACCAAGTTGACGTCTGGCGGCCCGATCAGGTGGTGACCCTTTACCGGCAGGCGAAAGCGGCGGGGAGAAAGAACCTGCTGCTCCTCGTCGATGGTGCGGCAGGGTCGCGCTTCGTCCTTATACCGATCGCGCCGCACTCGATATCGCGCGGGGCGGCGGGGGCATTGACGCCGTTGAAGCTGCCCATGCCCCCGCCGCAATAAAGTTGCGAGACGTGCGCTTGCCCTAGTGGGCCATTTTCGCCTCTTTGCGCGCCGCTGCGATCTTGGCGCGCAGGACGTCGATGGGCAATGCACCCGAGGTTAACTCATTTCCGATGATGAACGTCGGCGTGCCGGTGATATTCAAGGACTGGGCGAGGCGGTGATTGTCGTCGATGGCCTTGGCGACGTCCTTGCCGTTCATCTCGACTTTCATCTTAGCGACGTCAACGCCGCTTTTCGCCGCAAGATCGAAGATTTTGGCTTCGCTCAGTCCCCCGCGCGCCTCCATCATCGCAGCGTGAAAGGGGGCGTACTTGGTGCTTTGGTGTAGCCACACCGCTTCGGCCGCCTTGGATGCGATCAGCGATTCGGGGGTCAAGATCGGGAATTCCTTGAGAACGTAGCGCAGGTTGGGATCGCTCTTGATCAATTTCTGCGTCGCCGGAAAGACTTGCTTGCAGTACGGGCAGCGATAATCGAAAAACTCGACCACGGTGACGTCCCCTTTAGGGTTGCCCAAAACCGGGGATGTCGGGTCGTGCTCGACCATTTTTTTGGCGTGGCCGAGAACCGTTTTGGCTTGATTTTTGCGTTGGGCTTCGTCGCGTTTTTGCAGCTCCTGCATGACCTGGATGATCAATTCGGGGTTTTTCAAAAGATAATCGTGCACGACCCCTTCGACCGCTTTTTCCTGAGCGGGCGTCAAGGCGCTTTGCCCGCCTTCGGCGCCATAGGCGGGAAGGAAGGCCGCCAGTGTGAGCATTGCGGCGGCGAGGAAGGAGCGTATTGTCGAGGCTGCGGTCATGGGATGGGAACTCTATCGGTTGAAAGGGCGTCGTGAAAGGTTGGACATCTTGCCCCGCCTGGAGGAAGGACACAAGGAATCAGGCGCACCGTGCGATCAAATTATGGTGAGAACATGACGGTGCGTGTCCGAACACGTTTAACGCGAGAGCCGAATGCCGGAAAAATAGGCGCTGGAAGGGGGGCGTCCCCCTTCGGCGGCGAGACCGATGAACACGATGCGCGCCTTTTCGATGTCGTCGCCGGGCCAGACGCGGCTGTAAAGATCGGACAGGTCAACGGTTTCCAACCACCACTGGCTGGTGTTTTCACGTCCGCCGCGTACGACGTAGTAGGGAGCGGGCGTTTTTCTTCCGTGCGAGGGGGGCGCGAAGAGTTTTCCCCTTTCCAGGGCGGAACGTCCCCAGACGAAAGAAATTTCCCGGTCATGGGAAGGAAGTTTCGATACAAAGGCATGAAACAGGCCATTGTCCCACCCCTTGCCGGTATCCGGCGCGCCGCCGTCGAAGCCGACGATAAGGCGCAATGGGTGCAATGCGCCGCGGTACGGTCCGACGTTCCAAGACCAACTGAGAAACGGCGTCGCCAGGACAAGGGCCTGGGTGCGCCGTACCGCAACCGACGGCGCGCGTCCGTTGACCACCTTAATCGCGGGTACGCCGTCCAACGAGGAAAGCGACCAAGTTCCGCCGCTCTTGCTCCCGCCGCCTTTGCCATCGTGCATACCCTCGACGACCCAATCGCCCGGCGCGGCGCGGGAGAAAAAGCCCGGGTCGGGGGCCAGCACGTCGAGACGGCCTTCGGGCGTGACGGGCGCGCGCGGCGCGGCGCAGGCGGCCAGTATCGAAAAAAATAAGACGACGACCCGGGGGTGGGCGATAAAGGGGCGCGCGGCGGCGGACCTCATCGCGCCTTACCGCTATCCTTGCTCGCCTGATGGGCGGCGTCCAAAAGATCCTGGGCGTGTAGCCAGCCGCGCGATCCATGGGGCAGCAAGCCTTGCGCTTTGTTTGCGTGGTAAATCGCCTCGCTGGTGTCGCCGCTGCGCAAGGCCGCCTCGCCCAGGGCGAGGGCGCTTTGGCCCAGATCGCCCTTGCGCCCATAGGCGATTCCCAACTGTCGCCAGATGAACGGCTGATCCGCTTCATCGTTCAGCGAGGTCTTGAAATCGTCAATAGCCTCCTGCAACAGGTTCGGGTCGCCGGCCTCAAGCAGGGCGCGGGCGAGATCGTTGCGAATAAGATAGGCCTTCGGCAACAACTCGGCGGCGCGCCGGTAAGCGACGATGGCCTCGGGCACTTTGGCGTTTTCGAACAACATTTGCCCCTTCAGTTCCCAGAAATAGCCGTCCTTGGGATGGCCTTTGATCAAGGCGTCGATCTCGTCGAGGGCTTTGGGCAAATCCGGCGTGCGATAGGCGGCGATCGCCCGCGCGTAGCGCGCGGGCAGGGAGGTGTCCGTCGTGGGATAACGGCGCAACGTCGCCGCGGGGGGATTGAGAAAGGCGAACAGCTTGGCCTTCATCCGCGCGAACATAGCGTGGACTTCGGGCGGGATGGGGACCGTCGAAAAAGGCGAGTGGGCGACGTGCTGAGCCAACGCTTCGACGCGCTCGCGACTGAGGGGGTGGGACAAAAGGTAGGGGTTGGGATGGCCAAGGCTCAGTTTCTCTTGGCGTTCTAGGATATTGAGAAATTGGAGCAGGCCTTCGGACGATTCCCCGGCGGCGTCCATCAGACGCATGGCGGCCTGATCCGCGGCGGCCTCCTGGGTGCGCGAATATTTCAAGAAGGCGCGCTGACCGGTTCCCTGGCCGCCCAGGATGATGGCCTCGCCAAGGTCCGCCCGTCCGGTGCCCACCGCCGCGGCTAGGCCGAGGACCGACGTCAAGATGCCGTACATCTTGGCCTTGGCGAGTTCCTGTGGGGTACGCGATAAATCGCCAGCTTGAA
This genomic window from Varunaivibrio sulfuroxidans contains:
- a CDS encoding PDZ domain-containing protein, with translation MFARRAMGICAGFSWILVVVMGVSALAFGAQDGYLGLSVQGANAAVGEALGSGAREGVLIRGVDLGGPADRAGLKPGDLITALAHKRVKDYARIMTLMRAVPPGKRLVVTVVRMGENHDLSLVVGQRPPARGVVRDAVASVPAIGITVAALTKKMRTLFAVRWETTGVVITMLDAEDADATPALVRGEVIRQVNQVDVWRPDQVVTLYRQAKAAGRKNLLLLVDGAAGSRFVLIPIAPHSISRGAAGALTPLKLPMPPPQ
- a CDS encoding DsbA family protein, coding for MTAASTIRSFLAAAMLTLAAFLPAYGAEGGQSALTPAQEKAVEGVVHDYLLKNPELIIQVMQELQKRDEAQRKNQAKTVLGHAKKMVEHDPTSPVLGNPKGDVTVVEFFDYRCPYCKQVFPATQKLIKSDPNLRYVLKEFPILTPESLIASKAAEAVWLHQSTKYAPFHAAMMEARGGLSEAKIFDLAAKSGVDVAKMKVEMNGKDVAKAIDDNHRLAQSLNITGTPTFIIGNELTSGALPIDVLRAKIAAARKEAKMAH
- a CDS encoding DUF3047 domain-containing protein, giving the protein MRSAAARPFIAHPRVVVLFFSILAACAAPRAPVTPEGRLDVLAPDPGFFSRAAPGDWVVEGMHDGKGGGSKSGGTWSLSSLDGVPAIKVVNGRAPSVAVRRTQALVLATPFLSWSWNVGPYRGALHPLRLIVGFDGGAPDTGKGWDNGLFHAFVSKLPSHDREISFVWGRSALERGKLFAPPSHGRKTPAPYYVVRGGRENTSQWWLETVDLSDLYSRVWPGDDIEKARIVFIGLAAEGGRPPSSAYFSGIRLSR
- a CDS encoding M48 family metalloprotease, whose product is MRTLFPFILRGLILNLGFVLWLSSAPPANAAGINLIRDSEIERTIRTLATPIFKAAGLHPGDVKIYLVNDNTLNAFVAGGQNIFINTGLILRSETALQLVGVIAHETGHIQAGDLSRTPQELAKAKMYGILTSVLGLAAAVGTGRADLGEAIILGGQGTGQRAFLKYSRTQEAAADQAAMRLMDAAGESSEGLLQFLNILERQEKLSLGHPNPYLLSHPLSRERVEALAQHVAHSPFSTVPIPPEVHAMFARMKAKLFAFLNPPAATLRRYPTTDTSLPARYARAIAAYRTPDLPKALDEIDALIKGHPKDGYFWELKGQMLFENAKVPEAIVAYRRAAELLPKAYLIRNDLARALLEAGDPNLLQEAIDDFKTSLNDEADQPFIWRQLGIAYGRKGDLGQSALALGEAALRSGDTSEAIYHANKAQGLLPHGSRGWLHAQDLLDAAHQASKDSGKAR